actggaattggtttcatggtggtagcagatgggttagtgtacggtaaccgatggtgatcttgcttataatctcgtttgccaaggtgtttcggcaggaaaacccttggcagacttatatattcctaacaTGAGGtttcatacctaccgacaggaattggtttcatggtggtatcagatgggttaatttaggggtcccgatggtcacatttgagagcgtctgccaagcacttccggcaaaaaaaatactggcagacttcgcttttctgtgtctacatgtaaatttctaagtgttgccataactattatttcggtatcagatgggttaaatcagcccccttttttcgcaccggaagtggccttctttttcgtactttcggcaagttccgccgtggcagactatcgaattcggacttagcatcacttttatgggaacccattgtgcatttcatcgtggtatcaagtcggttaaaaatgtttcGACCAGCTCTTCTACTAGTAGTTCGAAGTAGTCGATATCTATGTCGCGCTTAACTAGAGCAAGGAAATGGAGATATTGTAATTTGCTCTTCGAACTAAAATATCTATGGCGAAATAGAAAGTAAAGGCCGtacgtaacacactatcgcaccgcaccaaggtcattgtgcgacgcaccggtaagtaagagcgagaaagagatatcgctttctcgctcttacttatgggtgcgtcgcacaatgaccttggtgcggtgtgATAGTCTGTTACTACTATAATAGTCTGTTATTACTActgtaacagactaccgcaccgcgaccttggtgcggtcaaAATATCTCATTCTCGCTCTAATTTATAACTGCGTCCTTAACGCATGTACGGCGACTACACACACTATCGATAATTCGATACGTgcgccgcaccgcaccaagcTCGCGAtgcagtagggctaccgccaataccgaaaatcgtcaattgcgggcatttttctctgtcactctaattacgccttcattggagtaaaagagtaagatccccgcaatttgcgaatttcggttttcgcggtagcccctcagtgcggtagtatgttacggatttaatgTCAGTGTCACTGTCACAGGTGTTGAAGTGTCAGAATTTGCATTATTTCGTGAATTTATCATTTATCTAAAGAGCACCACGTGCTTTGTAGTAGTGCAAAAGCCGATATTATTATACGGAGCAATAATATCCATGGTCTACAAAATGTGTTAAAGTGCCGGCTAACATATTCTTCGATTATTTTGTATATCTCCGTATTGTTAAAAATGGCTATGTTGTACGACGAATTTAAACCACTCGTAGATCTGGTTCTAAACAATTGGACTGCTTTGCAATTGGCTATAGATCATGGAATGGGTTCCAGTGGACCGAAAACAGGTCAACTCGTATCAGACTACATAACCCGGTACTGTGTTGAAAACTTGGGAGGAGACGTTGATAACCTTACTGAAGTGTTAGAAGACTTGATGGATGAAGAATTCGATACTGTGTGTGAGGATAATTCACCTAAGGAAGTGGCAATAGTACTGCTACAATACTTCACACTACTCGGAGAGGGTAAACGAGATGAATTACAAGCAAGAATTGCTGCAATGCCTGTTTGCCAAAAGGGACTGAGCCAAAATGTTAGACAACCAATGAATCCTGGTGATCCTGACGATTCAGACAGCAGTAGTGGAGATGAACTTAATGATGCACCTACAAATGGCACTGTACCATCATTAGTTCATAATCAACAACCAGAACCTGAACCAATGGATGAAGATGCAGACCCGGGCTGGACTGTAGTGAGAACTAGGAGAAAAAAGTAGTGTAGTCTgtaaatttttttatgttatttacaGTGTAAATAAACTAGCTGcattataatatatgtttagTTATAAGGTATAATCAGCAGTAGAAGCAGCTATAGCAGATAGAGTACTAAAACATCTATCATTATGAAAGAATTTTGGTTTTCTGCCAAAGTAGTGCCCCAAATACACAAAGTATCATGATAGTGTTACAAACATTTTTGATTCCTCTATTTGcttagctacttctgctgcAAACGGTACCAACAACACTTATGTTTTTATTGCTACATGATAAGAACACACGTCTAAATAAATGTATCAGTGTATATCATTGTTGGTAACaaatggtcaagcaaatcttgtccaAAAGTCCaaaagtttgtcagtagaaaaaggcgcgaaattcaaaatttctatgagacgatgtcccttcgcgcctactgttttcaaatttgccgcctttttctactgataagatctgcttgaccaactataaattaaatatataaatgaagTAATGTTAATTTGgcatattattttactaccCATATAACttgtaaaaattaaaacgaGCTCATAGTAAAGGCTGTAAAATGGTCCATTTCGTAACTCCCGGCTCCTtattctttaattatttttgaaaattccAAATGCATAActtgaatttaaaaaaagagaAAGTGGTAGAAAAtacaactttttattttactagtaTCATCTTGTTATAATTTTATTCACACTCAACAATTTTTATTAACTAAATAATTCAGTATGTCCACCAGTGCATATGTCCTATATATTATTGATGTCCACTATGAATTGCAGTATAAAACTAAAAGATgtgttcttaattttttttacactaCAATAATACTAAAACAATCTttcaatcaatttattaatttgCCAACTTCATACAAAAGGGACGCACTAGCTAGGCTCGTAATcgacatgcaattaatgttttTCGTTAATCACATACGTGACGCGTGCGTAGAAGTAAAAAAACCGTTAGGCACAAGTTTTTGGAATCCTGAGAAGTTAGCAAATGACCCAGCCTATCTgccattttaatttggcaaacgaagGACCAAACAGCCTGTCTagccttttgaacgccaaacggcgctaTGTTTGCCGTGCCaatgacgccacgggggtaaaatttagttttgtgaataaatattgCCAatctaaaagtggggtgtttttcagtagattttcatcaaaaaacgatcgacgtcaaatgccgtctttggcgtcgttgtcacgattttgcgttgacgtcagttgccgtctgtggcgttcaaaaggctAGTGTATATATGAACAGGGTGTTTATAACAAATTATTTGTCAGCGATATTCAAAATTTGTGTGAGAGCTCGACCTTATGCAATGGCGGATTTGCAATCTCGGCCAACCTAGTCCCCAGGCCTTGTATTATAAGCTCTATCTAGCAGCCCCTTTCGCAGCACCCAACCACCCATCATATAGGCTGCCGCCCTAGGTCCGGGCCTACTGGGCTTTAGGGCAAAATCCGCCACTGACCGTAGGGTATACATTTTGCAAATTTGCCTTGGTTCAAATCAATcaaatgaatgaaatgataGATGAGGGTAGAAATTCATAAATAACGGATCTACCCCATGTATTCGTGTTGCGTTGCGTGATTAATTATGCtaatggtcttccattcccagagtgacacgggcctacgtcacaataacattgccactttatttcaacataacatgttacatgggtacattatacctatggttaataagttaaaatatttctttataattttataattttcatttatatgtattttagcttaaattttacaataacacgtcatttttaattactcgttagcaatatcttccgattcacgaaagaaatttcagactttcgggtaattctgtatatactactggcaacacaggatagcgctgtgcacatttgacaattcggatctagataacttcatgccctgaccgtcatccttgtcgaacgcgtgttaattgttatttccttctcgctcagtgtcagcagtcgcagtgttttccaaacttttcacgtcgtaagcttggtaattaatgtgtaactgtgaattagttttttaaacgtttgtcttgtatagataaataaagtttaatttaatacattagatttgttttattttactatgtttctacatgaataacttaaaattaatgccgttaaaataattttcaccgttggttaaaattctcccacatttcaaagtttgagaacctgtaaacagcatgatgacgtaggcgcgtgtcagttaggtcatacgcgaatctcggaatggagtaccaggcggagtatattattataccatgattctGCTAAAGTTGTACCATTTGCAGCATTCAGCAACGATGGGGCTGGACTACTAAGTATTGTAACAAAAAAACGTATGATTTCTTAtaaaaattaacattttattCAATGTTTTACATTCATTTCTTATCAAACTATACACAGAATATTATACTACAATCTTATATatttaacaagtatttttaaacCTAATAACTGCCTAAACAAGGAacatttccaaaaaaaaaaatactggaagAACCGATTGGAAATTAATGAAACACTATACCTAATATTAATTGCATTTAAATGATTTGAATATTATCACTTCACATTGTATGGAGggatttaataaaaacaataaggtTAAACGCGCAGTTTAAAGCAGATGGCGCTGCATCATTCGCGCTATCTATAATCAGCTTtgctaaataatatttaaaaaatgtactaTCGTCAATTAGCGTGTTTAAttatagtttggcaagccatttctgtcagaaaaaggcggcaaatttaaaaaaagatgtaGATAAGTAACACACTTGTACAGCGTCCATTGATTCCAtggtgtaggtacagtcgccagcaataatgttactcttcgaaggccgcaaaaatatgtgacacgctcttatggctctataaataagatcgtgtcagatatttttgcggccttcgttgtgtaatatattattgcaggtgactgtacgtaacAAAATTATCTTATAATAGATAAGAATATTCAAATTGTAATGCCAGTTATTGTAAACTATTTATAGCTGAAAAAGCTTTAACTAAATATACAATAAATTATAGCCgatcaaacaagtttgtcagtagcgTAGGTAAATGAGATTCGTTTATTCAGAACTATTTAATCTGCAGAgtcattatatatatttttacttaaGTAGGCATTCTCTTCTCTAATTATAGTAATTATAACTAATTAAATGCATTTTGTGCACAATTGGAAGGAAAAATATTTCACTTatcacctaaataaataaataaacattattttgtaaatataggtacattcCTATACGTGATATAGCAATCTATCTAGTAATAtaagtacatttatttatttttaccacaTGGTATCTTAGCGGTTTTATTATTACTTAACTAACATTTACATAGCTCTAACATCAATTTTCTAAGAAAACTGTAAATCTATACAATATAAACCTGACAAAATGAGAAATATTCGATGAGTAATCATTTCTTGTTAATACAAATTGACACGTATTACAATTAAAGTATTTGTGATGAAACACAGGCGGATTAGAACCTTCTGAAAATACAGTGTGAGTCTTTTTAATGTGCACATCGGAAAATCCGAGAAACTACGACAAATTTTATCGAcgtaaaaaaggtaaaaaatttttttattgctcttagattttttttatgattttttaaagtttttttttcgcaATTCCATACTACATGTAAATAAAACGTAACTGCTCTTAAACTACATGGCCTATCGACacgaaacaaaaacaataatgaTCAAGGATAACAGGCTAaggacataaaataataattcaaaaaaaaaaattcacccTCAATTTATTATTACATGATTTTTAcggaaattttgtttatttttcctacttttttttagaaaatgtaagttatctcaataaaatgtcccatttatctaacatttttattaattcacgTTATTCTACACCGTATTAGCTTTCAAACAGTAAAATTACCACGTTTATGACTTAGATAAAACATTTGTTATCCGCGGTCAAACAATGGCCTTACAAAGTGCGTAATGGGCGCGTGCAACAAAGGTGCAAGTATAGTATTGGCGCTGTACCTAAAAACACCACAGGGTTTTGAGATAAGGCTAAGACTACATAAGGGTAGGCTAAGGCTAATCTACTGACAGTCGCTCTGAAGTTTTCACCGCTGCTACTACTCTTTTCCTACTCTTTGCCGTTTTCATTCATTCGTGTCGTAATTACGTACGGGTGTTTTCGAGTGCTCTTACGATGCCGCGTTTAAGTGAGATTCCTGCGAGACACATATCCGACATCCATTTTTATTATGGAATTGCTAGAAGAGCACGCGTGCGTGCACGCGTTACATTGGTGCATTTCCAAACCGGATACCGGTGCCGTCTGAACGCAACTTCCAAGAAATCCACAGAAAATTGGCCCGCATTGGTCTCAGAAACGGCAGAGATCGCTGCGAGCCGCAACAAATCATCGATGTCGCTGTCGAAGAAGCAGTACTAAATGCTTTATTCGCAAATCCGAGCATTAGTACTAGGCGTCTGGCCCTGCAATTCGGATTATCACAGAAATCGGTGTGGCGGATTTTAAGAAAAGAAGGTTTGCATCCTTACCATTACCGAAGAGTGCAACATCTTCATGACGACGTAGACTGGCTGGCTGTGGCTGGATCCTGGCTAAAATAAGGGAAAATCCTGAATTCATGAGAACAATACTGTGGATGGATGAAGCTACATTTACGAGAGACGGCATTACAAATTATCGTAATTTGCACCGATGGTGTCCCAAGGGCGAGAATCCAAAATTAAAACGACCCTCTGGTTTTCAAGTGAGGTTCTCAGTTAATGTTTGGGCGGCTCTCATTGACGACATTTTGGTTGGGCCAATTAATACTGCCGAGAATCTTGAACGGAGCAAGATTTTTAGAACTCTTAAGGGATGATTTGCCGGACCTGCTGGAAGACGTGCCACTCGCATTACGCCGAAGGATGTTTCTGCAGATGGATGGTTGCCCTGCCCATTACGCGCTAGATGTAAGGGCATTCTTGAACAATACCTATCCTCATCAATGGATTGGTCGGCAAGGGCCTGTAGGTTGGCCGCCACGGTCGCCCGATATGACGCCCCTTGATTACTTTTTGTGGGGCACGATGAAACAGCGCGTCTACAGCACCCCTATTCAAAATGAGGTGGATTTACAAGAACGCATTATGAACTGTGCGAACGACATTAAAAATGATCCCGCAATGATACGGAGAGCTACACATCAGATTTCAAAACGGGCGTCTTTGTGTCTTCAACAACGTGGTGGCCATTTTGAAAACTTgatgtaatttattaaaatttgcaattaaaatttgatttatGTTACAAtgtcttgtattttaataaaccaaaaaaaaacttGACACTTTCAAACCCTCGGTAGCATTTACAGTAACTGTCAGATTACGGTCTCTACCTGCGCCTTTGTTGCACGCGCCCATTGCGCACTTGGTAAGGCCATTGTTTGACCGCTGATAACAAATGTTTTATCTAAGTCATAAACGTGGTAATTTTACTGTTAGAAAGCTAATACGGTGTAGAATAAcgtgaattaataaaaatgttagataaatgggacattttattgagataacttacattttctaaaaaaaagtaggaaaaataaacaaaatttccgTAAAAATCTTGTAATAATAAATTGagggagattttttttttagaattatTATCTTATGTCCTTAGCCTGTTATCCTTGAtcattattgtttttgtttcgtGTCGATAGGCCATGTAGTTTAAGAGCCGTTACGTTTTATTTACATGTAGTATGGAATTGCGAAAAAAAACCttgaaaaaatcataaaaaaattgtaagggcaaaaaaaaattttttaacctttttttcCTCGATAAAATTTGTCGTAGTTTCTCGGATTTTCCGATGTGCACATTAAAAAGACTCACACTGTATATCCACTTGCGCGACTTTCGTGCGTTAGTTACGCataaatatgaaaactttacaaaaaattaaaaagcaaacaaataaggtaaatttatgattattaatACCTGCAGTTAACGAATATTGTCGATGGGTGAAATAAATCAAGCTATTGGTTTTCACGATTAATAACTACATAATTAAGATCAAAATCTTATCATATTAtcgttacataaaatgtaactttTCGCACAAGCGGTTTgagcattttaaatttaataattttaataggcAAAGAAGTtaactaagggtggtattccacctgtccaatttcttggtccaatgtgtatttgagTCTCACATTTTACTTAATGAGAGAGTAAGACGCACATTGGACTAAAAAATTGGCTTGGTGtataaacagcaacactcctaactgtacatcggtgaacctaattacaaaaggcataagctccaccgatgtacagttaacagtgtgggcgatggtacagtcaTCGTGGGTTAACATAACTAAAACAATTTTACTAAGCAACACATTTAAACGTTCAAGCTAAGCTCATTTCAATTTATATTGtcgtatatgatttatttatgtgaTAATTATTGTCACAATAATCATTCGTACGTCTTGCATTTCGATAGTGTACAATATTTACATACCTAGCATGTATTACAGTGATAAATGATAATACTTTCAATAGATAGCATTTCAATAGAATAAAGAATCAACAAGATCCCAAAATATATAAGTATTCATTATTATTCATAACAAACAATTAGTATCAGTACCAACTCATCAAGTAGGTAGCAAACAGTAAACACTAGCACAGAAATGGTTAAACAAAAATTATACACTAATTAATAAGACTAAATATTTTAGCCTAATAAACAGCAATTTTAATTGCATAGTGGCATTGTGTCTACCTATTAAACGTAGGTATTCCCTCGTTATATCGGTTTAGCAATGTTGACGAGAATATGAAAACACTCTATTTCTTCAATATCATGATAGGcatcaaataaaatataactaaagTTAATAATTTTAGACTTCAAAATACATCTCCGACCTATAGGTAGCCTCGGTCTAAATCAAGTAAAGATTGGGTAGAAATGACTTGTCATATATGTGTAATATTAAAAGTGGTGCCCatgtcacagaataactaatagtactaccgtccCATGTTTCCTTTTTAGGGTCGGTCACAAAAATCCGATTGATTGATGTGACTAGGAGAGCGCATCCGATAAAAccaggaaatgccgccagcataaTTAACGCCATACCACAGaggccttttttagattttaatatttaatcttATTCAAATACAAATTTACTCTTATTTTGATCAACAGGTATTTATActatatttgtaaaaaaatactctCACGAGTTGCCAGtaagttaagtacttagttaCTTATGTTTAGATAAGTACATTCAGTCATTGTCACAAGCTAAATTAGCCGTAATACtaatttttttgtcaactttACTGTGGGCGTTGTCACAGTCGTCATGTAACACGACGGTGGTAGCGCTCCAACTGGAAGGACTGTGTGAATGTGTGAGATTTGTACGATTACTATCCGCTAAATGCTCCAGTTCGTGGCTCTCTAAATTCGGAATCCCCGAACATATCGAACTTACTCGAGATACTGTTTTTCTATCTTCAGATGGAAATTCCTTGGACGAATTACGACCGACTATACAGAATAAAGAACACAGAAAGAACGTTGCATAGAACCAACTAACAGACATAATCAAAGCTAAGAAACATCCGATTTGAGAGTATGGTAGCAAATTCGATCTCAACAAAAATATTCCCGCGAATCCCGTAGTGAGTGCAGCGGCTGCAGTTGGTCCAGCTGATGTTGATAATGCAGTTTTAACCCTTGAAGTTTTCAGGCCGTTAGCGTTAGTGTAACTGAGGGCATAGTGAAGACTGAAGTCTACAGCAAGTCCTGCCGAGGTCGATATCGCAACACTCtccaaaatatttaatttccacCCGCTGAGTACTAGAAAAGCTATCGTAACTGTAGAAGAAAATACCATTGCTGCTAGTGCACACGCGCTTACAACGAAACTCAAAGTTGCTGGAATCAGTACCACAAAACCTAAGCCAGCGGATATCAATAGAGCCATCACTGTGCCGCTGGCCAAAGTGCGTTGGAGATCGAAAAATTGTAAATCAGATATAAACCAACCACCCTTCATACCCCGAGGTGCCGATTTCAATTCATTCTCAGTCCAGTTCTCAACATCCGAAAAGAATTTGTTCATTGCTAAATACGACATCGAATATGGGACCACACTTTCAAAATCAACGACAATAGACGCTATTTTCGGGGGTCTAGCACTTCGGAGAAATTTGGGACCAGCCACACCAGGCATGAACAATTCTCGAGAGGTCTGGTATAATGACTCCGTAGCTAGTATGATGCAACGTTCAAATACTTTCTTCTTATAGGGGAAACGGGAAACTTCACAACAAGGCTTCCTATCAATTTTTTCTGTACTATCGTAACATCGTCTATTCATAAATATGTTCTTAAAGTTCTCAATAAAACAGTTTGGTAGAAGGAAGCCCGGCGTATGTTGATAAAACGGTTGGGCTTTGATTCTTGTACAAAACTCTAGTAACCAAATTTGTGACTTTGGCTCTGATATCGAAAAAGAATCATCAAAAATTAAATTGCCTCTAGAATTGGGATCCATGTGGTTTCCATTGTCAATAGCTTTTACGCCCCATATCCATCTGAGAGGCATATTACTGCCAGTTCCTATATCCTTACCAAATCTTTCAAAAAGGAACTTGTCACTGTACCTCATATCATACTGTTCAAACGGATGTGATGTTTGAAATAGTTGGAACTGTCTAGAGTCAGGAAGTTGAAGACCTGGAGTGTAAAACACTACAACAATGCTGTAAATCCCTAAACCACCTAACCCCAATACAAAAACGACGTGGAACTTTGTTACACATGTGATAATAAATCTATTCAACACTATTCTAGCATCATCCCAAATCTCATTAATGGAATTTTTCAGCACCTCtaaaaattttatattattttggcACAATTTAACATCCAATATAAATACTGATACAGGTAACCAGGTTATCATTAGTAAAAAGTTGACTAGAACAGCTGTTCCAGCAAATATGCTGAAGCAGTTAATAGCAGGTATGTAACTTACGTAAGATGCGTAAAATGCTACAGCAGTCGTCAAGGTTGTTATGAACATTGTCATAACAGAATGTTTAAGAGTTTCCTCAAGTATTTGCACAAGTATAGTCTCGCCTGCACTTGATACATTCTTTATATCCCCCATATCCCCTAACCCACTATCCCGACTAGCCACATTATCTCTGATAAGTTGTTTACTGACCATTTTCCACACCTTAACATAAAGAAATGCATCATCAGCTCCAATCCCTATCACAACAACTATTACTAATAAATTCATAAATGGGAAAAACTCTAAATTGAACACATATACATACAAGAAGTATGATATACCAAGGGAATATGTAATAGCTGTAAATAACATAAGTGTCAACATTACAGACTTTGTATAAATCCAAACACATAAAAACACAAACACAGCTCCTAAGCCAACTAACCAAGTGTCTTCAATAACCCATATGTCAAATAATGCATTCTTGAGCCCAAAATCCATTGCAGGTATAAAAAGATTATCATAAGACATATTTGAACTTTGTAATTTTTTATAGTATGGTAATACTGTGCTACTACTTGGCAGTGGTAAGAAGACCATTACATTTTTAACATGGCTTTGAGAAAGGTCAGGCGGAGCAAATGCATTAGAATCTATTAAGTAGAACAACATGTTGTATATTGCATCATACTGGGAACAATATTTTGGTACCTTACATCTGTTGAACTCACATGAAGCCATCAatgaaaaattatgaaaatagaCTGCACATTTTTCTAAAATCACAGAAGTTTTGTCAACATCTTCTTTAGTCAAATTCGCACATGATTGTTTACCAGAGATTAAAGCTATATAGTTCGGAACACTCCATACTGGACAGCAGAGGTCTTCAGCGTTGAAAGGCCTTTGACACAAATTGAAATATTCCACAGCCCCTAGTTCCACGAGATCCAATTGCCAGTAACACATTTTTTGAACATTCTCAAATGTGAGTAAGGATGAATTGTCAGTGCTTTCTATTACAAAATGTGCATAATTTGATAGTGGTGCTCCACAACTTCCAAAAGCATAGTTTCGGTGGATTGGTGTATCAGGCTCACGCTGCATTTTCTTGAGTGAAACCCATTGTTTTCGTACATGCTCCCTCAAGAAAATATCATTTTCTCCTTCAAAGGTTACATTTCCATATCCCCAGTGCACATGATCAGAAGAAGAGAAATTAGTTTCAggtgaattatacctaatttttGTACTGCTTGTG
This genomic window from Cydia splendana chromosome 9, ilCydSple1.2, whole genome shotgun sequence contains:
- the LOC134793999 gene encoding pre-rRNA-processing protein TSR2 homolog, producing the protein MAMLYDEFKPLVDLVLNNWTALQLAIDHGMGSSGPKTGQLVSDYITRYCVENLGGDVDNLTEVLEDLMDEEFDTVCEDNSPKEVAIVLLQYFTLLGEGKRDELQARIAAMPVCQKGLSQNVRQPMNPGDPDDSDSSSGDELNDAPTNGTVPSLVHNQQPEPEPMDEDADPGWTVVRTRRKK
- the LOC134793510 gene encoding protein dispatched, encoding MWSAYARSIVRHSYLFLFLSSVISTILTVIPLVCHKLPSFSDPLTGFETRGTTLAHRFIAWENLNDETRPSRRLAVDPQEIKDQIRINFTYYNRTTQSKQQTKRDPSKKKLRTRKEISNSTSSTKIRYNSPETNFSSSDHVHWGYGNVTFEGENDIFLREHVRKQWVSLKKMQREPDTPIHRNYAFGSCGAPLSNYAHFVIESTDNSSLLTFENVQKMCYWQLDLVELGAVEYFNLCQRPFNAEDLCCPVWSVPNYIALISGKQSCANLTKEDVDKTSVILEKCAVYFHNFSLMASCEFNRCKVPKYCSQYDAIYNMLFYLIDSNAFAPPDLSQSHVKNVMVFLPLPSSSTVLPYYKKLQSSNMSYDNLFIPAMDFGLKNALFDIWVIEDTWLVGLGAVFVFLCVWIYTKSVMLTLMLFTAITYSLGISYFLYVYVFNLEFFPFMNLLVIVVVIGIGADDAFLYVKVWKMVSKQLIRDNVASRDSGLGDMGDIKNVSSAGETILVQILEETLKHSVMTMFITTLTTAVAFYASYVSYIPAINCFSIFAGTAVLVNFLLMITWLPVSVFILDVKLCQNNIKFLEVLKNSINEIWDDARIVLNRFIITCVTKFHVVFVLGLGGLGIYSIVVVFYTPGLQLPDSRQFQLFQTSHPFEQYDMRYSDKFLFERFGKDIGTGSNMPLRWIWGVKAIDNGNHMDPNSRGNLIFDDSFSISEPKSQIWLLEFCTRIKAQPFYQHTPGFLLPNCFIENFKNIFMNRRCYDSTEKIDRKPCCEVSRFPYKKKVFERCIILATESLYQTSRELFMPGVAGPKFLRSARPPKIASIVVDFESVVPYSMSYLAMNKFFSDVENWTENELKSAPRGMKGGWFISDLQFFDLQRTLASGTVMALLISAGLGFVVLIPATLSFVVSACALAAMVFSSTVTIAFLVLSGWKLNILESVAISTSAGLAVDFSLHYALSYTNANGLKTSRVKTALSTSAGPTAAAALTTGFAGIFLLRSNLLPYSQIGCFLALIMSVSWFYATFFLCSLFCIVGRNSSKEFPSEDRKTVSRVSSICSGIPNLESHELEHLADSNRTNLTHSHSPSSWSATTVVLHDDCDNAHSKVDKKISITANLACDND